A genomic segment from Malus domestica chromosome 05, GDT2T_hap1 encodes:
- the LOC103435156 gene encoding protein TIFY 5A-like yields the protein MRNSNLELHHPSADSRFPNPNETQQQEQQQRLTIFYNGMVCVCDVTELQARSILFLANKEMEEGVNSLFTPPSGSAEPPSPNVMSPLCSPVAGMSMKKSLQRFLQKRKHRTQATSPYHH from the exons ATGAGAAACAGCAATCTGGAGCTTCATCATCCTTCTGCTGATTCACGCTTCCCTAACCCTAATGAAACCCAGCAACAAGAACAACAGCAGCGGCTGACCATTTTCTACAACGGAATGGTGTGCGTTTGTGATGTTACAGAGCTTCAG GCCAGATCCATCCTTTTTCTTGCAAACAAAGAAATGGAGGAAGGGGTGAATAGTCTCTTTACTCCTCCAAGTGGATCAGCAGAACCACCTTCACCAAATGTGATGTCTCCACTGTGTAGCCCCGTTGCTGGTATGTCCATGAAGAAATCACTCCAAAGGTTTTTGCAGAAGAGAAAGCATCGGACTCAAGCAACATCTCCATACCATCACTAG
- the LOC103435155 gene encoding glycolate oxidase 1-like isoform X1 — protein MEITNVSEYEAIAKEKLPKMVYDYYASGAEDEWTLKENKRAFSRILFRPRILVDVSKIDLRTTVLGFNISMPIMIAPTAMQKMAHPEGEFATARAASAADTIMTLSSWSTSSVEEVASTGPGIRFFQLYVYKDRNMVAQLVKRAERAGFKAIVLTVDTPRLGRREADIKNRFVLPPNLTLKNFEDLVLGKMDKTNDSGLASYVARQTDQSLSWKDIQWLQTITKLPILVKGVITAEDARLAIQYGAAGIIVSNHGARQLDYLPATIMALEEVVKAAQGQIPVFMDGGVRRGTDVFKALALGASGVFIGRPVVFSLAADGEAGVRKVLQMLRDEFELTMALSGCRSLKEITRNHIVTEWDRPRVAPRL, from the exons ATGGAGATAACCAATGTTTCTGAGTATGAAGCAATTGCGAAGGAGAAACTGCCAAAGATGGTTTATGACTACTATGCATCAGGTGCAGAAGATGAATGGACTCTCAAGGAGAACAAACGTGCATTTTCGCGGATTTT ATTTCGACCTCGTATTCTTGTAGATGTAAGCAAGATAGACTTGAGAACAACTGTTTTGGGCTTCAATATTTCGATGCCAATTATGATTGCGCCTACAGCCATGCAGAAGATGGCTCATCCTGAAG GAGAGTTTGCAACGGCAAGAGCAGCGTCTGCAGCTGACACAATTATG ACACTGTCGTCTTGGTCCACTTCCAGTGTCGAAGAGGTTGCCTCAACAGGACCTGGCATTCGCTTTTTCCAACTCTAT GTGTACAAAGACAGAAATATGGTTGCACAGCTTGTAAAAAGAGCTGAGAGGGCCGGTTTTAAGGCAATAGTTCTTACTGTGGACACTCCGAGGCTTGGACGCCGAGAGGCTGATATTAAGAACAG ATTTGTATTGCCACCAAACTTAACATTGAAGAACTTTGAGGATTTGGTTCTCGGAAAGATGGATAAG ACCAATGATTCTGGACTTGCATCATATGTTGCTCGACAAACTGACCAGTCTCTCAGCTGGAAG GATATACAGTGGCTTCAGACAATCACCAAATTACCAATTCTTGTTAAGGGTGTAATTACTGCTGAGGATG CACGACTAGCCATACAATATGGAGCTGCAGGAATTATCGTCTCCAACCATGGAGCTCGTCAACTTGATTATCTCCCTGCAACTATTATGGCTCTGGAAGAG GTCGTCAAAGCTGCACAAGGCCAAATTCCTGTGTTTATGGATGGTGGAGTAAGGCGAGGAACAGATGTTTTTAAAGCTCTGGCTCTTGGTGCATCCGGCGTATTT ATAGGTAGACCGGTGGTGTTCTCATTAGCGGCAGATGGCGAGGCTGGTGTAAGGAAAGTTCTTCAAATGCTTCGTGACGAATTTGAGCTAACCATGGCATTAAGTGGTTGCCGTTCGCTGAAGGAGATCACACGCAACCACATTGTAACTGAATGGGATCGTCCTCGTGTTGCACCTAGATTATAA
- the LOC103435155 gene encoding glycolate oxidase 1-like isoform X2, with amino-acid sequence MFLSMKQLRRRNCQRWFMTTMHQVQKMNGLSRRTNVHFRGFCKFRPRILVDVSKIDLRTTVLGFNISMPIMIAPTAMQKMAHPEGEFATARAASAADTIMTLSSWSTSSVEEVASTGPGIRFFQLYVYKDRNMVAQLVKRAERAGFKAIVLTVDTPRLGRREADIKNRFVLPPNLTLKNFEDLVLGKMDKTNDSGLASYVARQTDQSLSWKDIQWLQTITKLPILVKGVITAEDARLAIQYGAAGIIVSNHGARQLDYLPATIMALEEVVKAAQGQIPVFMDGGVRRGTDVFKALALGASGVFIGRPVVFSLAADGEAGVRKVLQMLRDEFELTMALSGCRSLKEITRNHIVTEWDRPRVAPRL; translated from the exons ATGTTTCTGAGTATGAAGCAATTGCGAAGGAGAAACTGCCAAAGATGGTTTATGACTACTATGCATCAGGTGCAGAAGATGAATGGACTCTCAAGGAGAACAAACGTGCATTTTCGCGGATTTTGTAA ATTTCGACCTCGTATTCTTGTAGATGTAAGCAAGATAGACTTGAGAACAACTGTTTTGGGCTTCAATATTTCGATGCCAATTATGATTGCGCCTACAGCCATGCAGAAGATGGCTCATCCTGAAG GAGAGTTTGCAACGGCAAGAGCAGCGTCTGCAGCTGACACAATTATG ACACTGTCGTCTTGGTCCACTTCCAGTGTCGAAGAGGTTGCCTCAACAGGACCTGGCATTCGCTTTTTCCAACTCTAT GTGTACAAAGACAGAAATATGGTTGCACAGCTTGTAAAAAGAGCTGAGAGGGCCGGTTTTAAGGCAATAGTTCTTACTGTGGACACTCCGAGGCTTGGACGCCGAGAGGCTGATATTAAGAACAG ATTTGTATTGCCACCAAACTTAACATTGAAGAACTTTGAGGATTTGGTTCTCGGAAAGATGGATAAG ACCAATGATTCTGGACTTGCATCATATGTTGCTCGACAAACTGACCAGTCTCTCAGCTGGAAG GATATACAGTGGCTTCAGACAATCACCAAATTACCAATTCTTGTTAAGGGTGTAATTACTGCTGAGGATG CACGACTAGCCATACAATATGGAGCTGCAGGAATTATCGTCTCCAACCATGGAGCTCGTCAACTTGATTATCTCCCTGCAACTATTATGGCTCTGGAAGAG GTCGTCAAAGCTGCACAAGGCCAAATTCCTGTGTTTATGGATGGTGGAGTAAGGCGAGGAACAGATGTTTTTAAAGCTCTGGCTCTTGGTGCATCCGGCGTATTT ATAGGTAGACCGGTGGTGTTCTCATTAGCGGCAGATGGCGAGGCTGGTGTAAGGAAAGTTCTTCAAATGCTTCGTGACGAATTTGAGCTAACCATGGCATTAAGTGGTTGCCGTTCGCTGAAGGAGATCACACGCAACCACATTGTAACTGAATGGGATCGTCCTCGTGTTGCACCTAGATTATAA
- the LOC103408972 gene encoding uncharacterized protein — MEVFYLLCSILSTFLTSLTLSLLLPFHTLLRRFSSRAASSSSTSLYEGTVWHERRRPVHHSFRYAVRYALIDLDHTPQPLPNHLSADEARRIAGTGGRTLLLTIPQSVGYEQNPLSLYYCYDVGEQLLKKCIAEVTNTPWGERVTFVFNPNSDLVAKPLHVSPFMDMLGNWSIRANAPEDDLFVSISVQHPNLGNYFTATLKAKRVSSTSASDHALFFWLMPHKVAVWIYWHAFKLWWKNVSFVQHPRYSNPAYREEALVRDRKLQCCPAVGFGEDKWHLQLEGNGQGCIANSGDRFCTWRDAKWPWC, encoded by the exons ATGGAGGTATTCTATCTGTTATGCTCAATCCTCTCCACCTTTCTCACttccctcactctctccctcctcctcccgTTCCACACCCTCCTCCGCCGCTTCTCTTCACGCGCCGCCTCTTCCTCTTCCACCTCCCTCTACGAAGGCACCGTCTGGCACGAGCGCCGCCGTCCTGTTCACCACTCTTTTCGCTATGCCGTCCGCTACGCGCTCATTGACCTCGATCACACGCCGCAACCCCTCCCCAACCACCTCTCCGCCGACGAAGCTCGCCGAATTGCCGGCACCGGTGGCCGAAC CTTGCTTTTGACAATTCCGCAAAGCGTGGGATATGAGCAGAACCCACTGAGCTTGTACTACTGTTATGATGTTGGTGAGCAGCTTTTGAAAAAGTGCATTGCTGAG GTAACCAACACACCATGGGGAGAAAGAGTGACATTTGTGTTCAACCCAAATTCTGATTTAGTGGCAAAACCATTACATGTCAGCCCTTTCATG GATATGTTGGGGAATTGGAGTATCAGAGCAAATGCTCCCGAAGATGATCTATTTGTTTCAATTTCGGTTCAACACCCAAACCTTGGCAATTATTTCACAGCTACCCTAAAAGCCAAAAGGGTATCCTCAACTTCGGCATCTGATCACGCACTGTTTTTCTGGTTGATGCCGCATAAGGTTGCAGTGTGGATTTATTGGCAT GCCTTCAAACTGTGGTGGAAAAATGTGTCATTTGTCCAACATCCAAGGTACTCCAACCCTGCATATAGGGAGGAAGCTTTGGTACGTGATAGAAAACTTCAATGCTGTCCGGCTGTTGGATTTGGTGAAGATAAATGGCATCTGCAACTTGAAGGAAATGGTCAAGGATGTATAGCTAACAGCGGGGATCGTTTTTGTACATGGAGAGATGCTAAGTGGCCTTGGTGTTGA
- the LOC103435154 gene encoding receptor like protein 29-like, giving the protein MASLPLFLVVFLVLGGGLISGQQNSDGIMEKEELLGLFEVLGGLLEDPSWAQEHPQPCDETPWPGIQCEIGDENPPSFHVTKIHIGPDFLSPPCKSSASLSSSLLKLPYLKTLSIFNCFLTTPVTLSPSLFGALSSLETLALVSNPALSGEIPPELSKITNLRVLSLSQNNLLGNIPSEIGGLVRLEQLDLSYNNLSGELPQEIGGLGSLTILDLSWNVLEGQVPSSVGQLQVLQKIDMSCNMLRGLIPPNVGQLKRLVLFDLSHNLINGPIPETLSGLENLEYWVADKNPINSEIPQFVGKLKNLISLSFSGCGLIGKLPNSLSSLKNLSSLSLDNNSLNGTVPTSLGTLPKLDQLNLSNNQLSGALSLPEDFIGRLGKRLDVRGNNGLCAINPLYNKKKGISANLISAPVCLNASGATNDTALAGEDKEPKVSERMKPFGQYPVENNSSGSPSNSNAKMVSFGFVVCFLCLLL; this is encoded by the coding sequence ATGGCTTCTTTGCCTCTTTTCCTTGTTGTGTTTCTTGTTTTGGGAGGGGGGTTGATTTCAGGGCAGCAAAACTCAGATGGGATTATGGAAAAGGAGGAGCTTTTGGGACTTTTTGAAGTTTTGGGTGGCCTTCTGGAGGACCCCAGCTGGGCCCAAGAGCACCCACAGCCCTGTGATGAGACTCCATGGCCTGGTATTCAATGTGAAATTGGTGATGAAAATCCTCCAAGTTTTCATGTCACAAAGATTCACATTGGCCCTGATTTTCTCAGCCCTCCTTGCAAATCCTCTGCTTCCCTTTCAAGTTCCCTCCTCAAATTACCCTACTTGAAAACCCTCTCAATTTTCAATTGCTTTTTAACTACACCGGTCACTCTCTCTCCATCACTATTTGGTGCATTGTCTTCCTTGGAAACCCTAGCCCTTGTTTCCAATCCAGCTCTCTCAGGAGAAATCCCCCCAGAAttgtcaaaaattacaaacttaAGGGTCCTCAGCCTCTCACAGAACAACCTACTAGGAAACATCCCTAGTGAAATTGGTGGGCTGGTGAGACTAGAGCAGCTTGACCTAAGCTACAACAACCTAAGTGGTGAACTCCCACAGGAAATTGGAGGGTTGGGGAGTTTGACAATCTTGGATTTGAGCTGGAATGTTCTAGAAGGTCAGGTGCCTAGCTCTGTAGGGCAGCTTCAAGTCCTCCAAAAGATTGATATGAGCTGCAACATGCTCAGAGGATTGATCCCTCCAAATGTAGGGCAGCTCAAGAGGTTGGTGTTGTTTGATCTGAGTCATAACTTGATCAATGGGCCAATCCCAGAAACCCTTTCaggtttggagaatttagagtaTTGGGTAGCTGATAAAAACCCAATCAATTCAGAAATTCCTCAGTTTGTAGGGAAACTTAAGAATCTCATATCTCTGAGCTTTTCAGGATGTGGGTTGATTGGCAAATTACCCAACTCCCTATCTTCCTTGAAAAATCTCAGTTCCCTCTCTCTAGACAACAACAGTCTCAATGGGACAGTCCCTACAAGTTTAGGGACACTCCCAAAATTGGATCAGCTGAATCTGAGCAACAACCAGCTGAGTGGGGCCCTGTCACTTCCAGAGGATTTCATTGGGAGGCTTGGGAAGAGGTTGGATGTGAGAGGAAATAATGGTCTGTGTGCAATCAATCCATTGTACAATAAGAAGAAGGGCATCTCTGCAAATCTGATAAGTGCCCCTGTTTGTTTGAATGCAAGTGGAGCAACAAATGACACGGCCTTGGCCGGTGAAGACAAAGAACCAAAAGTGTCCGAGAGAATGAAGCCATTTGGTCAGTACCCTGTTGAGAACAATAGTTCCGGTTCTCCATCGAATTCAAATGCAAAGATggtttcttttggttttgttgTGTGTTTCTTGTGCCTCTTGTTGTAA
- the LOC103435158 gene encoding protein TIFY 5A-like yields the protein MRRNCNLELQLYSPGSNETQQQEHQQQQLTIFYNGMMCVRDVTELQARSILFLANKGMEERVKSPFTPPSGLSEPPSPNVVSPLCSTVAGVSMKRSLQRFLQKRKHRTQATSPYHR from the exons aTGAGGAGGAACtgcaatttggagcttcagTTATATTCTCCAGGTTCTAATGAAACCCAGCAACAAGAacaccagcagcagcagctgaCCATATTTTACAACGGAATGATGTGCGTTCGAGATGTTACAGAGCTTCAG GCCAGATCCATCCTTTTTCTTGCGAACAAAGGAATGGAAGAAAGGGTAAAGAGTCCATTTACTCCTCCAAGTGGATTATCAGAACCACCTTCACCAAATGTGGTGTCTCCGCTGTGTAGCACCGTTGCTGGTGTGTCTATGAAGAGATCACTCCAAAGGTTTTTGCAGAAGAGAAAGCATCGGACTCAAGCAACATCTCCATACCATCGCTAG